The genomic window GTTCTGCAACGGCAAGAGGGTGGGGTACGCGGTGCGGCGGGAGCCCACCGAGGAGGACATCGCCGTGTTGGAGACGCTGTGGGCCGTCACCATGGGCGGCGGCGTGCTCCCCGGCAGGTCGGACGTGGACGGCCCCGACGGCGAGATGGCGTACATGCGCGGGAGCTTCGAGCACACCGTCGGGTCCCGGGACTCGGAGTCGCTCTACATGGTCGGACCGCCCGGCGGCGACTGCCCGGAGCTCGCCATCTTCTTCGTTAGGCTATGAATGAACCAAACGAACGAACGAACTATAGTGTACACGTCGCGCTCGTGGTGTctaatctctctctctttctctcgtcTGGTCTCGTTCGTTGTTCAGCCGCAGCTAGCGTCGTCAGAAATATTCATTGCCCCATCAAAAGATTACTGTATCACGCAAAAAACAGAACACGAATGAATCTGGACGTTCATCGCTGGTATGACAGGTCACGTCGTCGATCGACCACCACGGACATACATGTAACCTGCAGAGCGCAGCAGCACTGCATACCGCAGCAGGGGCCATCGGCTAGCACTAGCAGTCGCCTGCTCCCTGCggatttttttaacacttttttagaCTAATTTTACATATAAtactatttaatttttttttctcaaaactaACCCTTTTGACCGTGTCTATtgtcatggcgcggcgaaatgcctgtgccgcgctatgcatggtggcacgacgaGAGGGGTGACATGGCGACGATCGGGCcgctgaccgatgacgtggcaggaTCTGCCGCGCCATAGACCACGGCGCGGCACTGACGTGCTCAGGCCCACGGCGCGGCGCTGACGCGCTCAGGCCCACGGCATGGCAAGACCTGGACGCAGACAGAAGACCAGCCTCTATTGCAATTGAACGGGAGCCGCTGTCGGTGAGGATCGGCAGCGATGCGACCATGGACCCCGACTTCGCGTCGCAGCTGAACAGCACCTGCAGCTCCGACCCCAATGCCTtcgccttcctcgacccctcgccggtggGCTTCGACAACGCCTTCTACAGGAACCTGCAGGTCGGCAACGGCCTCCTGGGCTCCGACCAGGTGTTTTACTCCGACATGAGGTCGCGCAGCACGGTCGATTACTACACGTCCAACTAGGGTGCCTTCTTCGGTGATttcgtggcggcgatgaccaagctcgggaggatcggggtcaagaTGCCGGCCATCGGCGGCGAGATACGCCAGGACTGCCAGTTTTCgaactagttgctagttaatctcgccggcagtgctgccgcgacgcattgaaatgaatatgaagcaaataaatagagtaaatgcacaagttgacaagttgtcacataatattttcattggttcatgagtctgcaagtttcggacgactATATttattcgacataagttcgacataaccaactaattcctaggagtgtaaggatccctcgtaTGCCTCTCTCTTTGGATATGTAGGCAACACATTCAGAGTGTAGCCAACATTggtgtggtcgcgttgccggtgcgtacggctcgtaccctgcaggtatatgatatgcacgattacttataatcgtTAGTTCAtcgagcctacgtatttaaagaaactacctttgtcaCTATCCGTGAGGCTCTTTGGGTACCAAgcagggcaccacctagctgagacatgctgatctcgtcctgctgccaATCGTTCCACTGGTGGTGTTGTATGCGAAAGCCCAGGGggttgtcgtcatcatcatcgtcgtcctcgtcgtcctcattTGCAGGGGCCTTCCTagtgctatgatgtggtggtgtacgcaatACGGAAGCGGCACATGTCACCGCCTGAGAAGAGCCGActagtgtcctcaaagagccagaagatgtgccacccgaccacgctgggtaatcgggttccacccaaggagtgtccatgcaactcaacttctgagctagcttcctgcagctccgctTCACATTCTGTATAAATAGACATTAAAGTTAGTGTATTtttcaaacgcatatacactaaagaaacatttttggaacggataagtttatgtttacctccacaaaagccttgaGAATGcatggcccctgccctctagactcgtgaagccgaaacgctgcttcgctggacatccttgacaattgtgtcgcctgggtacagaaacgcggttgtacagttttagtacacatacttaataccaaatggataacaaattataccattcgagtatcttaccacgtatctttgaagtgggggtctctgtagttgtgtgttgtccctagtggcaacgtcgtacacatcttcgatcacatcttcctcgtcgtcctTGTCAATCGTCTTCTCAGTGTATGGGGgtttgatatgtgtcctcatagaGCTGTGAAGCCACCATAGGTACTCATCGAAAGGTGTGCTGGTTGTGTGGGGGACCCGCATCGACCGACTGTCGGTCCCTGTTCTACCACAACTGGATGTACACATTATGTGtcatgcgccaatccttggtcttgtacctcttcctgcggtcatacctgcaacaaaacgattgttagttgtaccataaacacatctgaattgtagctttgttattaatcgataacgcacccgtgtaaTTCTTGGTTGGCGGAGTAAAACTGTGGTGGGTAGCCtttcattcttccaaactgcttgcaaaccctgatgggcaactgaatctcgaccacgtgaaagaaaataagagggatgttACAGCGACACTCGCCTGACttatccctagtgacaggactcagatagtactcaagctccggagcatcctaaggacaccaatgcacctgaacattttgtaattgagttaggttgtgatatagtgtacgtcgaacaagacacatgtatgatagtaaagagagcataacctagtgttgtgtcaggacgtcgagacagtccatgtactccctatacttgcgcctcgcattccctctaactaactctgcttgtgtccagatatacagagttgtagggagtgtatcctgcccgttccaatgCTGCATTAAACACGATAATGagttagccattaataatttcatcatatgtaactgcctcgaagaatatagtgaactgaagtacttaccggtaaaccagtaacAAGGGACCTCCCAACGGGCTattgttcccaacaccaaacctagagtaggtaggagcaaccccaaaggttcgcataccctgaggtgcgacagcAGGCAACgtatagctgtcgatacgtccatgccaggactgcgctgccctagctgtaTGCCGCTATATTATCCCACGGCTGgagtagtatgtcaaggaagatccagctgatagTGTTGCCCGAGGCATCTAGGAaaaggaaagcaccaaggaagtgccagagccacactctagcgaacctatcgatctgagcctcatcagcctatgggtccaagtaatcaaagcgctctgtgatccacgacaacaaaacaccagaacttttcctaaaatccaccaaagaaaatgagacccgatggctgcaggaaagcaatgcaagtattaaataggcttgaattgctcacttatttttcttggaaacctcgtcatctggtggaagaaagccagtgaactgagccaccagctccctccagtgatcattgtcaactatacctgtcactggaagtctccCCAActgaaggccaaagatagccttcacgtcctgcatggtcaaggtcatctcaccgtaaggtaggtggaacgtgtgggtctcaggcctccacctgttataagaatagaacgactgttagttacctcaaatttgttataagaatgtttacgtacaatgaaggcactcgc from Miscanthus floridulus cultivar M001 chromosome 11, ASM1932011v1, whole genome shotgun sequence includes these protein-coding regions:
- the LOC136492419 gene encoding peroxidase 55-like; its protein translation is MDPDFASQLNSTCSSDPNAFAFLDPSPVGFDNAFYRNLQVGNGLLGSDQGAFFGDFVAAMTKLGRIGVKMPAIGGEIRQDCQFSN